A genomic window from Streptomyces sp. NBC_00234 includes:
- a CDS encoding NAD(P)/FAD-dependent oxidoreductase, which translates to MKHRIVVLGAGYAGSYVAGALARRLSPADTEITVVNAEPDFVQRLRLHQLAAGRAIEAPQLSDVFVGTGIRLRVARVTAVDPERQVVAVADADGGGELGYDTLLYALGSHVTDHGVPGVAEHAFDVAGRPSALRLRERLDSLGRRDGGRTVLVVGDGLTGIETATEIAESRPGLSVTLVARGELGARLSAGARSHLRRACDRLGITVLEHTEVEAVEAARVLCTDGTALASDATVWTAGFAVDPIAAAGGLEVTENGRIVVDRTMQSVSHPSVYAVGDSVYAVGDNGLPLPMSCASAGYTGMQAATAIVGRLTDRRIANTRLEYLGNHISLGRRDGILQMVDAEGRAKPKYMGGRKAARIKAGILRMSLWANSHPTFGLPKRKHRLAAAPDATAERAVA; encoded by the coding sequence ATGAAGCACCGCATCGTCGTCCTCGGTGCCGGCTATGCCGGGTCCTACGTGGCCGGGGCCCTGGCCCGCCGGCTGTCCCCGGCGGACACCGAGATCACCGTCGTCAACGCCGAGCCGGACTTCGTCCAGCGGCTGCGGCTGCACCAGCTCGCGGCCGGCCGGGCCATCGAGGCTCCACAGCTTTCCGACGTCTTCGTGGGCACCGGGATCCGGCTGCGCGTGGCCCGTGTCACCGCCGTCGACCCGGAGCGTCAGGTGGTCGCCGTGGCCGACGCCGACGGCGGCGGCGAGCTCGGCTACGACACGCTTCTCTACGCGCTCGGCAGCCACGTCACCGACCACGGCGTCCCCGGCGTGGCCGAGCACGCCTTCGACGTCGCCGGCCGGCCCTCGGCCCTGCGCCTGCGCGAGCGCCTGGACAGCCTGGGCAGGCGGGACGGAGGCCGGACCGTGCTGGTCGTCGGCGACGGGCTGACCGGCATCGAGACCGCCACCGAGATCGCCGAATCCCGGCCCGGTCTGTCGGTGACGCTGGTCGCCCGCGGAGAGCTGGGCGCCCGGCTCTCCGCCGGAGCCCGCAGCCACCTGCGCCGGGCGTGCGACCGACTGGGCATCACCGTCCTGGAGCACACCGAGGTCGAAGCCGTCGAAGCTGCACGGGTGCTGTGCACCGACGGCACCGCCCTGGCGTCCGACGCAACCGTGTGGACGGCCGGGTTCGCGGTCGACCCCATCGCCGCCGCCGGCGGGCTGGAGGTCACCGAGAACGGGCGGATCGTCGTCGATCGCACCATGCAGTCGGTCTCGCACCCGAGCGTCTACGCCGTCGGCGACAGCGTCTACGCCGTCGGCGACAACGGCCTGCCGCTGCCGATGTCCTGCGCGTCGGCCGGTTACACCGGCATGCAGGCCGCGACGGCGATCGTGGGACGCCTGACCGACCGCAGGATCGCGAACACCAGGCTGGAGTACCTGGGCAACCACATCAGCCTCGGACGGCGGGACGGGATCCTGCAGATGGTCGATGCCGAAGGGCGGGCGAAGCCGAAGTACATGGGCGGTCGGAAGGCCGCGCGGATCAAGGCGGGCATCCTCCGGATGTCGCTGTGGGCCAACTCGCACCCGACCTTCGGCCTGCCCAAGCGCAAGCACCGCCTGGCCGCCGCGCCGGATGCGACCGCCGAGAGGGCGGTCGCGTAG
- a CDS encoding serine hydrolase domain-containing protein codes for MKATTKTSRTRLATAAVLTAALASTALVPGASAAPHQASPASTDGRLTSRQLERETARVLQEGGFVGISVRVRDGARTLHARAGEAELHTGRPVPRGAEFRIASVTKTFVATVMLQLAAEGSLSLDDTVEHWLPGVVKGKGNDGSRITVRNLLQHTSGLYNYGPEEDSGNTAADFERTRFDHMDPEQMIAGAVGHRPDFPPAPADDPEPDWNYSNPGYVLAGMIIEKATGQPWAEEVRDRIIRPLGLTGTYSPGDDPYLKSPHAHTYHRFPGPAGWTDTTARNTSWAGAAAALVGTERDVDRFFTALLGGRLLPPAQLAEMRRTVPVGERFDVGFPGLRYGLGLMRQPLTCGGQSWGHGGDLEGNTVRTGFTADGSRSVVVAANGTGGEEQLLAAERAVRSLVDRALCAGAE; via the coding sequence ATGAAGGCAACGACGAAGACCTCCCGGACCCGGCTCGCCACCGCCGCTGTGCTCACGGCCGCCCTCGCGTCCACGGCCCTCGTGCCCGGCGCTTCGGCCGCCCCCCACCAGGCATCCCCGGCCTCCACGGACGGCCGGCTCACCTCCCGGCAGCTCGAACGCGAGACGGCCCGCGTCCTCCAGGAGGGCGGGTTCGTCGGCATCTCCGTGCGGGTGCGCGACGGCGCCCGCACGTTACATGCCCGTGCGGGAGAGGCCGAGCTGCACACCGGCCGCCCTGTCCCGCGTGGCGCGGAGTTCAGGATCGCCAGCGTCACCAAGACCTTCGTGGCCACCGTGATGCTGCAACTCGCCGCAGAGGGAAGCCTGTCCCTGGACGACACCGTCGAGCACTGGCTTCCCGGCGTGGTGAAAGGCAAGGGCAACGACGGCAGCCGCATCACCGTCCGGAATCTGCTGCAGCACACCAGCGGCCTGTACAACTACGGCCCCGAGGAGGACAGCGGGAACACCGCGGCCGATTTCGAGCGGACGAGATTCGACCACATGGACCCCGAGCAGATGATCGCCGGAGCGGTGGGCCACCGGCCGGACTTCCCGCCCGCACCGGCCGACGACCCCGAGCCGGACTGGAACTACTCCAACCCCGGCTACGTCCTCGCCGGGATGATCATCGAAAAGGCCACCGGGCAGCCCTGGGCCGAGGAGGTGCGTGACCGCATCATCCGCCCGCTCGGCCTGACCGGGACCTACTCCCCCGGCGACGACCCGTATCTGAAGTCGCCGCACGCACACACCTACCACCGGTTCCCCGGCCCGGCCGGATGGACGGACACCACGGCCAGGAACACCTCCTGGGCGGGCGCGGCGGCTGCCCTCGTCGGCACCGAACGCGACGTGGACCGCTTCTTCACCGCCCTGCTCGGCGGGCGCCTGCTGCCTCCGGCCCAGCTCGCGGAAATGCGCAGGACCGTGCCCGTCGGCGAGCGCTTCGACGTGGGGTTCCCCGGCCTGCGGTACGGCCTGGGACTGATGCGGCAGCCGCTGACCTGCGGCGGCCAATCCTGGGGCCATGGAGGCGACCTGGAGGGGAACACGGTACGCACCGGCTTCACCGCGGACGGAAGCCGCTCTGTCGTCGTCGCCGCCAACGGCACCGGCGGCGAGGAGCAGTTGCTCGCGGCCGAGCGGGCTGTCCGCAGCCTGGTGGACCGTGCGCTGTGCGCCGGTGCCGAATGA